One Triticum dicoccoides isolate Atlit2015 ecotype Zavitan chromosome 4B, WEW_v2.0, whole genome shotgun sequence genomic window carries:
- the LOC119290756 gene encoding protein IN2-1 homolog B-like, giving the protein MTSLTFPCRSSPLTPASISPPVPSPCIKIRRSRRAAPHRRLIAARSSSSPRTVAMAAAPVISPKENLPPSLTSTSEPPPLFDGTTRLYVAYHCPYAQRAWIARNYKGLQDKIKIVGIDLADRPAWYKEKVYPQNKVPSLEHNNEVKGESLDLVKYIDSNFDGPALLPDDSAKKQFAEELLVYIDEFNKALYSSITSKGDVAEETVAALDKIEAALGKFSDGPFFLGQFSLVDIAYVPFIERFQIFFSGIKNYDITKDRPNIQKFIEEVNKIDAYTQTKLDPQFLLEHTKKRLGIE; this is encoded by the exons ATGACTTCGCTCACTTTCCCCTGCCGCTCGTCACCACTGACGCCCGCCTCCATTTCCCCTCCCGTCCCGTCGCCGTGTATAAAGATCCGCCGCTCGCGACGAGCTGCTCCCCATCGCCGCCTCATCGCCGCCAGGAGTTCGAGTTCCCCCCGAACCGTCGCCATGGCTGCCGCACCAGTCAT CTCCCCGAAAGAAAATCTGCCCCCTTCGCTGACCTCCACCTCCGAGCCCCCTCCACTCTTCGACGGCACCACCAG GTTGTATGTTGCATATCACTGCCCATATGCGCAGCGCGCTTGGATTGCCAGGAACTACAAG GGTTTGCAAGACAAGATCAAGATAGTCGGGATCGATCTCGCAGACAGGCCGGCTTGGTACAAGGAGAAGGTTTACCCACAGAACAAG GTGCCTTCACTGGAGCATAACAACGAGGTGAAAGGAGAAAGCTTGGATTTGGTCAAGTACATTGACAGCAATTTCGATGGCCCAGCATTGCTCCCCGAT GATTCTGCAAAGAAGCAGTTTGCCGAGGAGCTGCTTGTGTACATCGATGAGTTCAACAAAGCACTATACTCATCCATAACCTCCAAGGGAGATGTGGCAGAGGAAACTG TTGCTGCGCTGGATAAAATAGAAGCGGCCCTGGGAAAGTTCAGTGATGGCCCTTTCTTCCTTGGCCAGTTCAGTTTG GTGGACATTGCATATGTGCCATTTATCGAAAGGTTTCAGATATTCTTTTCTGGTATCAAAAACTATGATATCACCAAGGACAGACCTAATATTCAGAAATTCATCGAG GAAGTGAACAAGATCGATGCGTACACGCAAACGAAACTGGACCCACAATTTCTACTTGAACACACAAAGAAGCGGCTTGGG ATTGAGTGA